The Streptomyces uncialis genomic interval CTTGGCCGACCGGGTCGGCTGCGACGGCGACTGCCCCGTACGGCCCGGCCGCCCGGACTGCGACCGGGGCGGGGGAGTGCCCTGCGGACGCCGCTGGGTGCGCTGCGCCGCGTACTCGTCGGCGAGCCGCCCCGACGGCCGGTCCGGCTCACCGCGCGGGCCGGGCGGCCGGGGGTCCGTCAGACCCTGCGCCTCACGCGCGGCGATCTCCTTGAGCCGCAGCGACAGTTGCAGGGTGCTCGGCCGCTCCTCCGGGTCCTTCGCCAGACAGGCCCGCACCAGCGGAGCCAACGCGTCCGGCACCCCGTGCAGATGGGGCTCCTCGTGCACCACGCGGTACAGCATCACCTCGGAACTGCCGTGCCCGAACGGTGAGTCGGAGGTCGCCGCGTACGCCAGCGTGGCGCCCAGCGCGAACACGTCCGTGGCGGGGGTGACCGCGACCCCGCGCACCTGTTCCGGCGCGAGGAACCCCGGCGAGCCCACCGCCGTACCGACATGGGTGAGGGTGCTCGCACCGGTCGCCCAGGCGATACCGAAGTCGATGATGCGGGGGCCCTTGGGCGACAGCAGGATGTTCGACGGCTTCAGGTCCCGGTGCACCACCCCGGCCTCATGGACCGCGACCAGGCCCTCCGAGAGTGCCGCGCCGATCGACGCCACCTCGGTGGCGGGCAGCGGCCCTTCGTCGGCGACCCGGTCGTGCAGCGAGGGCCCGGGGACGTACTGCGTGGCGAACCACGGCCGGTCCGCCTCCAGATCGGCGGCCACCAGCCGCGCCGTGCAGCCGCCGCGGATACGGCGGGCCGCCGACACCTCACGGGCGAAGCGCGAACGGAACTCCTGGTCCTCGGCGAGATCCGGGCGGATCACCTTCAGCGCGACCCGCTGGCCACGGCGGTCCGACCCCAGATAGACGACTCCCATGCCGCCCGCCCCGAGCCGTCGGTGCAGCCTGAACGAGCCGACCACACGCGGGTCCTCACGCCTCAGGCGCATCATCGCCATGTTCATCCCCGCTGCCCGGTCCGGTTGACGAGCCACAGCTTACGTACCCGGGGCCGGGAGCGCGCAGAGGCCGCGCCCTCGCGGGCCCGGGGATTGTCCGTGCCGGGCGTACGGGATGAAGGAGGGTCAGGGCCCCAGGGCCGGGACGCCCCTTGCTCCGGCCACCCGCCCAACCCCATTGCGGGGAGGGCGGATTGACGCCCGGCGGGGTGACCGGATCGTGACCCCCGGCCGGTTCCCGGACGGCGTGCGCGTGGCCGCCCCGGCGGCGGCCGGAGCCCGACGCCGGGGCCGGCCCGCGGGGCCCGGGGGCCGGGCCGAGTGAGCGAAGTCACCAGAGCGCCCCACGGGCCCGCCGCGCCCGCCGACGGCGGCCGCCCGGCTTCCCGGCGGCCGGGCGGCGGCGGACCGTCCGGCCGGAGGGGTGCCCGGCACGGGGCCCGCCACCTGGTGGGTTCCCGGATACGTGTCCCCTCCGGGAAGACCCCGAGACCCCGGCGCACGTCTCCACCCTGGGGAGTACATGTCCGCCCGGCGGTCATCCTCGGGGAGGCCAGGCAATAGGTACGAGGGCATGACGACCGGGGTCCCGCCGGGCCGTAGATTTGAGGTCAAGCGGCGGGTGCGGTACTCGTCCCCCGAGGTCAAGCGCCCGCCGCCCGCATCACCACATGTGCGACGGGGCTCCGGCAGCGGGACCCCGTACGGAACGACCAGGAGAAGGACCATGGCGGACACGGCCACGCGGACGATGATCCGCGCACGAGGACGCAAGGCGTACGCGGCGTTCGACGGCCGGTCCGGTCAGCGTCACCCACTGGTGGCGATGGCCATGGTGCTCCCCCTGGCGGCCCTGCTCGTGGTCGTCTTCGGCGGCTGGGAGGCAGTGGTCACCCAAGCGTCGTCCGTGGTCGAGATGCTGGGGCGCTGAGCGGCGCCCCAGGCCCGGAAGAGCGGTCCGGGCGGGGACATCGGACCATGAAACCCCGTGGGGACGGGGGTGCGGCGGACGGCACTGTGCCCGCGCAACCTGGGGAGGTTGCGCGGGCATTTTTCTGTGTGTCCGTAGGCTGGGGCGCTCGTGGTCCGGGCCCGTCCGGACGGGCGGGTCCTCGGCTCAGGGGTGGGGTTCGGTGCGCGGTGGTGTGGTGGGAGGTCTGCGGACGCGGGCCAGGGGAGCGGCGCACGGCACGGCCGGTGCGTGTGTCTGCGGCACGGCCGGTGACGTGC includes:
- a CDS encoding serine/threonine-protein kinase, which translates into the protein MNMAMMRLRREDPRVVGSFRLHRRLGAGGMGVVYLGSDRRGQRVALKVIRPDLAEDQEFRSRFAREVSAARRIRGGCTARLVAADLEADRPWFATQYVPGPSLHDRVADEGPLPATEVASIGAALSEGLVAVHEAGVVHRDLKPSNILLSPKGPRIIDFGIAWATGASTLTHVGTAVGSPGFLAPEQVRGVAVTPATDVFALGATLAYAATSDSPFGHGSSEVMLYRVVHEEPHLHGVPDALAPLVRACLAKDPEERPSTLQLSLRLKEIAAREAQGLTDPRPPGPRGEPDRPSGRLADEYAAQRTQRRPQGTPPPRSQSGRPGRTGQSPSQPTRSAKAPSSRPGARPAGSPGSRGSSRTSRSGGRSAPRSGAGRPGGPRTTGTGLRPANPRLLRQRLIVFVVVTLLVALGIAAAQGCQGPARGFGGSGGGPPGASGVTVGSAVAGSGLGFVAG